The Cherax quadricarinatus isolate ZL_2023a chromosome 66, ASM3850222v1, whole genome shotgun sequence sequence ATGACGACAGAAGTCACAGAAAAATCTTACACGTACAGTTTTCGAATTACATGTCCGTCTATGTTGTCTAGCAATTTTTAATGCACTGTATTGCCTTCCACATATCCTACATAAGTATAGTTTTAATGCAAAGAAATTCATGCATGCAAACGGCCTGGCTTTGTGATATTGAAAATTATTCACATTTttgaaaatttttttacatttttcacactgaattattttattattggCATGAGTCTTATCATGACCAGTTGTCCGAGAGTTGTACATATGTTGTGCATTTCGACTGGCAGTATTACCTGTTTGTTGGTGAGAAGTGTCACTATTAACATTATTCCGAGAGATGTTGTATTTCTGTACTATCAAGGCTGGgttttcatcatcatcttcagtCATCTTGCTGAGTAAATCTTCATAACCGTGGCCCCCAGGTTTAGCATGCTCCAGCAGATGCTTTACTAAACCTTCGTATGTTCCATAATCCTGATTGCAGAAGTCACAGAAAAAAAATGCATGTACGTTGTCGTCACTGCAGTCCTGCATATGGCGAGTAGCATTTCCTTTGCTGGCATATTGCCTTCCACATGTTCTGCATAAGAAATTTTCAAAGGTACGTTTTGTCTTGCTCGCATTTAGCTTTAGCTTCTCTTCATGATGTTGAAGGCGATACAGAGTACTATATTTTCTTCCACATTTATCACACTGAaatattttattttcaacaagAGTCTTATCAGGTTTTGTAAGAGATGATTTAAGAGCAAAGTTTTGGTTTGAAGCATTACTGTCAATGTGATTAATGACTGATGTATCACTATCAGTGTGTTTAACAGATTTGTTGTATCTCTGCACTAGCAAGGCCGGGTTATATTCTTCATTACTGTAAGTAGACATTTCACTGAGTAAGTCTTCATAACCAAGGCCACCAGGTTTAGCATGTTCAAGCAGATGTTTTGCCAAAGCACTGCAAGTTTTATATTCCTGACGGCAGAAGTCACAGCAGAAACTTACATGTACAGTTCTTAAATCACATTCCTCTCTGTGACGTCTGGCCATTAGTCTAGTGTGAAACTGCCTTCCACATATTTTACATAACCATTGTTTAAATGACAAATTTTTCATGCATGAGAACTGCCCCACTTCATGACGTCGAAGACAACTCATAGAGCTAAGTACCATTCCACATTTTTCACACTGAAAAGGTTTACCGTCTAAATGAATCTCTTTATGTAAATTCAGGGATCTTTTAAAAGCAAAGCATTCGTTACACACATCACACTTAAAAGGTTTCTCATTTGTATGAATTTTAATATGTACTGACAAGGCTGACTTATTAATAAAGCATTTTCCACATTCTGCACATTCAAAAGGCCTATCACCAGTATGGGTCTTTATGTGGTGATTTAGAGAAGAGGTACTTGGACATTTTTTGTTACAGAATTTACATTCAAATCTACTTGttccgagacacacacacacatgatgtcgATAATTAATTCTAGTAATAAATCTTTTATAACAAACAGGACATTGATATTGTTTTTCTCCTGTATGACGCCGCATATGGTCAGCTAAAGTTGAACTTTGTGTGTACCTTGCATGACAAACCTTGCACTCATAAGGTTTCTCCCCAGTATGACCTCTCATATGCATAACAAGGACTGGTTTTGTTATGAATGCCTTATCACATTCATCACACTTGTATGGTCTTTTGCCTGTATGTTTTTTTGCATGAATATCAAGACCAGTTTTGGTATGAAAGTTCTTACTGCAATGTTGACACTGATAAGGCTTGTTTGGGTCATGAATCTTCATGTGTTTTTGTAGTTCTGATGCTGTGGAATATGCCAGCTGACATGTGTGACAACGGTGTACTTTGGTTTTGGTTGAGGTCCCAGACTGCTGATGGTCCTCAGCTGTCTGCTGGCACTTGTCATTTCCATTTTGGTAATGCTCACCATACACTTGGTGACTCTCAGTGGTCTGCTGTTGGAGCCCAGTGGTTTGTTGATGGTTCTCACCTGTATGTTGGTGATGATCAGGTGTATATTGGCAAAGATCACCAGCCTCTTGGTGTTCCATGGTTGTGGACATTTATGAGAACCAATTCAAATATTAAATTGTATTAAAATGCTATTCATAAGGTACATATGCCCATGTGAATGTCTGCTGCTAAGGGCAACCGTTTATCATCAGCCGACAGTGACCTGCAAGGGAGAAGACACCGCACTTAGTTACACACTTTCAAAATATGAGTTAATATCAGTACTTaaggtcattattattataataaaaaagaagcgctaaaccacaagggctatacagcactgcagggcaggaaggaagcgagggtatcaggtggcaaaagggagagggatgagtagtaggttatggagaacagtggggcagtggatagtgaaaaggtagagggcagcaaaagattgaggtagaaagggctgaggggagtgcgaaaggtatcatcagagtttgtggagtaaatcagtcgttgtcaagaagtcaatgagagagtcaggattaaaggagggtccatcagcaagaagggaaggtaaagaaagagtaggagaggggagacgacgacggaggtaaattctgcgtactcgttgatagagagggcagtctaacagaatgtggctaaccaatactggaacctgacacttctcacagagaggaacagggcaccactccatgagatacccatgagtaagatgagtgtagccaatgcgaagacgggagagagtagtctcccaacctcgacgctgatgacaagaagacggccagttacCTATACTCGGtataatagactgaagtttgttaccaagcagattagaccaacgttgttgccaacgggtttgaaagtgggtagctattacagcaaaatagtctgtaaatggaacacctctatatgaaactggtaggtcatgtactgctgaccgtgcagcagtgtctgcctgttcattgccctgtacatcaacatgaccagggacccaacaaaaaacaatatctttatgcttggtagagatgcggcatagccaaagttggatacggagaactagggggtgaggtgtatcaaatttctgtatagcctgtagagcactaagggagtctgagacaaccacaaatgatgacacaggcatagatgcaatatggataagtgctgcaagaatggcatacaattcggcagtaaaaatgctagtcgaagatagtaaatgccctcgcacggcgctgtccagaaacactgctgcgaatccgataccgtcagaagacttagagccatctgtgtacactgcgatggcatgagaatgagagtggaagtggtcaagaaaaagaaagcgggaagctaccgtaggtagttgggctttcgagcaagggagtgagaaagaacagactcgaacagctggaacttcccaggggcgTAGGGAAAAAGTGAGATGCCACATGAAcacagaaaggtggtaattgaagggaagacaagagcaaatgtaggcgaagagagaagggatggagcaaacagggacggcgaacaaataaagaatgtctactaatatcggtgaccattctataaatggaaggattgcggagatcattaGAGCgtatagtaacgaaggcaatgggcatcacagcgatcggacaaggatggaacattcgcttctgtatagaggctctcaacaggggaagagcaaaaagcaccaaggcacaaacgtaatccttggtgatggatggggttaaggctggagagagtagcaggaaaggccgctgaatagatctggtcaccataatcgagtttcgacaaaatgagggctgaatgtaggcaaaggagagttcaacgatcagctccccatgaaagatgagcaagggttttaagaaggctcagccggctgtgacaagttgccttcaaagaggtaatgtggggtttccaggataacctacggtcaaagagaaggcctagaaacctgactgtatcacgttcatgGATACGGGAGTCATAGAGGTAccaaggatgatcggagatgacagagcgtctagtgaaagtaatttgatgagttttggtactggaaaatttaaacccatgtgtggtggcccaattggaaatactgtcaaccgcatgctggagagaaactgtaatgaggtgacagtcagcgcctgcacaagcaatagcgaagtcatgaACATAGagggatgaccaaatattggatggaagactcgaggccagatcatttatagcaaggagaaaaagtgttgtgctcagaacacatccctgggggacaccttcagcttggacaaagtctggggagagcacattattaacccgaacatggaaatgtctgtcagttaaaaagttcttaaggaaggatagtAGATTGCCTCGggggcctaaggagtgggcttgggccaaaatattatacctccaagttgtgtcatatgccttctcaaggtcaaaaaatatggcaataaccgagtggttattcgcaaatgcattacgaacatatgtatccaagcatagtaaggggtctatggtagaacggcccttacgaaagccatattgactagtggagagactgttgtgtgtctctaaataccacattaaacgtcgactTACCAGACGTtctatcactttgcaaactgcactggtaaaagcaatgggacgatagtgggaggcatgtcccatagtacccggtttgcggaaaggaagaacaatggcagatttccactgctggggaagaactccttgtgaccaaataaggctgaagaggtgtaagaggactgcaagggctgactgatttaaatgttgtaacatccgaatatgaatgtcgtcaggcccagctgcccaTGATCGGCAAGTTGAGTGCGTTGCCttcagttcctgaagtgtaaaaggcacattatactgttcttctctgagagaagaaaagtccaagggtgctaactctctggcagactttgaggaaagaaacgaggggcatagatggagcccccgagaAATACGGAGCAGATGGGTGCcagtttcaatggcaacgtcaagagggtttgctatatcaacactggtgacccgtagaacaggagccgggtcaggagagtatttaccactcaatttcctcatttttttccagactgcactcatagaggaagcagaggtgatggtggaaacaatcttgccagcaagtgcgtttagcgtcacggatgacatgggGAGCGACCGCAtgtttctgcttaaaatcaagaagtctctcagcagttctattgtactggtacctgccccatgcagcacgtttcacatgtactgcacgagcacaagcaggagaccaccaaggcacgcacttctgagaatgtctgcctgaggtttgggggtatagaatgagaagttggggttaaaactgacgtcgagaagaggtgtaggaactcatcaatggaggatgaagaaggaacctcactaaaagcagtgagttgcgagtaaagatcccaatttgcctgatcaaattgccagctaGGGCTAcggagaggtggtgaatatgaaggagaagtaagaatgactgggaaatgatcactgtcatgtaagtccggtagaacagaccaggcgaagtctagtgcagtggaggaagagcagactgatagatcgatgcaagagagagtatgagtatgaggatcaaaatgggtgggagtacccgtatttaaaacatggagggggtgagaggcgagaaaagcctccaactaaATGCCACATGAgccacaatgagacccccccagaggaaatggtgggcattaaaatcaccaagtaacagaagtggtggtggtaaggatgaaacaagaaaggcaaagtttgggatagaaaatgctcgagaaggagagagatataaagaacatattgtaaaccacttattcaagtggatacgggctgcagtgtaatgcagcgaggtatggacaaatagttgacagtacggaatatcattgcgtagaagaagggcactttcattaaaggtcccatctgagaaaggatccgaagaatacaataaattatagcctgagataggttggaaaacagccgagtgtaattttggttcttgtaagcaagcaccaacaggggaaaacctggaaagcaacatctgaagctcaccccgattacccctgaggccgcggatattccactgtaaataggccatgattggcgatgaagaaaataccaggaatctgtaggtaaaggcacctacggactagaggggttagaaaagtcaacgtgtggtggcattggaagacgttcaagtagcgaaggaacggagcgttgcgaagaatggggttgtgaagatggaggagagggaagagaaggaacaggaagtgaatcagtgtccattgaaggtttagtctctgcaatatattctgaaatggcttcaagtgtttctgaattcaaagatgtatgggagaccatattggagatagaaggaggagggtgagtaaagattgggacagtaatggactgtaccaaagtagagggggagggaagagtgtaagggactggagatgaagtgtggggggggacagaagaggcagaaacctgggaggtggcagaagagggagaaacttgggaggggacgggggtggaaggcatagtacgaggaggagggtgaatctccactgtaatagagccagagagaggggaagaactaggtacagagactggaaaggtaaagtgtggaggtggaagaagggaaggaaggggcaaagaagatttgagcaatgtggattttttggacttctgagtagaggggcgattggtattaggtgtcgtacgaggtcttgttgatactggggcttgtgaggaaggacgcgaagatgtgagaacagactgagttgtagtcgggacgtcagagccaaggacagcaaaaggattagatgccgtagtggctatgggaggggtaacaacagaggaggctgcagaagatgggaccccagaagtggggggacgtttggaaacacgagaataagaaacacggggtagtctcccttggaggcggagatgagtaactgccatagcataagggagaccttctgcctctttgaggcaacggatttcacgttcatttaagtagacctggcaacggcgggagtacgaagggtgagcttcattacaattaaggcaagatggaggttgactgcaagatgtattagaatggtcgtcggcaccacagactgggcattcggccatagatctgcaatatttcgctgggtgaccaaaacgccagcaatttctacattgttgcggtgtaggtatcacctttcgaacttgtaaccgatgtcccacgacatatacagaggacgggagttctcggctgtcaaaagttaaacgagccacattgcaagggtaacgtctccgcccccgggcaggaaggacataagtgtctactttgaggattgggagatcctggagttccagctgttcaaaaatgtcattgccacatgactggaaattctgttggactatggtatggggcagaatgacagtaccactacaagaattgagagaaagatgtttttcaatagtgataggagtagtatcgatattcgaaaggagagaaagatcatgagcttgggtagcattctggacagtgacgatgcgcataccgctcttgagagcatgaaatgaaatatctctaccaacatgacgcaggagcgctttgccaatactatggtcagaaaggtaggcagaagaagaagtcggtcttaaagtaaagaatttagtccattgtgtggtccgaaactgagcgtggagagggagtgcttgacgtgtcggtcttttccgaatagaatgggaaggtaacaaagaagcatcatcaggagattgacgttggcgtttaggagtaggaccggagttggtccggcgtgaaacaGGCgggtgattcgaaaattgccgtactgtagagggagaagccggaagcatagtcaaaggagagcgaagttcagacaaatcgaaggagtcagtcgaagccccggtaccggaagcgggtgaggaaacagcaccagcaagaggtacaggggcatcaggagtgtccgaagagtggtctaaacacaaggcagggtcagaatggggtgcggtatcaagaaggggcccgggggtagtgggttcatggactagggctgccatggttaggttactcctttgctttttgtttttaataaaaaaaagaaagaaaagaaaataaaaataaaaaaaagaataaaaaaaggggggagcggggaggaatagttcccaggaggaatgaaagggccggaaatctccctccgcgcccaagaggactcagacaccgctagtagcgcagatgcagcatggaacccatgccataccctacccttcatgccagtaaaccagcaatccgggatagcaacctcacatctgccgagctacctcggtggacaaaagagagggcggccggatatccgccacaaagcatacctccttcggccaccacccccggaatccgaaaggtggcttccagagatacacccgtcgcccaaaagacacccaaagctactccgggataccggagagggatcgggacatccccaggcaatccagattccacggcaaactacgccaccgccaagaacctcaacggaatgggatggaccccggtgtcctttcccctacctaggaactagcgcgcctgtgggagaaatcccgaaggccaaaaagaggaagggcaaaagggaggggtgaggaggaggaggaggaa is a genomic window containing:
- the LOC128704107 gene encoding zinc finger protein 99-like; this translates as MSTTMEHQEAGDLCQYTPDHHQHTGENHQQTTGLQQQTTESHQVYGEHYQNGNDKCQQTAEDHQQSGTSTKTKVHRCHTCQLAYSTASELQKHMKIHDPNKPYQCQHCSKNFHTKTGLDIHAKKHTGKRPYKCDECDKAFITKPVLVMHMRGHTGEKPYECKVCHARYTQSSTLADHMRRHTGEKQYQCPVCYKRFITRINYRHHVCVCLGTSRFECKFCNKKCPSTSSLNHHIKTHTGDRPFECAECGKCFINKSALSVHIKIHTNEKPFKCDVCNECFAFKRSLNLHKEIHLDGKPFQCEKCGMVLSSMSCLRRHEVGQFSCMKNLSFKQWLCKICGRQFHTRLMARRHREECDLRTVHVSFCCDFCRQEYKTCSALAKHLLEHAKPGGLGYEDLLSEMSTYSNEEYNPALLVQRYNKSVKHTDSDTSVINHIDSNASNQNFALKSSLTKPDKTLVENKIFQCDKCGRKYSTLYRLQHHEEKLKLNASKTKRTFENFLCRTCGRQYASKGNATRHMQDCSDDNVHAFFFCDFCNQDYGTYEGLVKHLLEHAKPGGHGYEDLLSKMTEDDDENPALIVQKYNISRNNVNSDTSHQQTGNTASRNAQHMYNSRTTGHDKTHANNKIIQCEKCKKIFKNVNNFQYHKARPFACMNFFALKLYLCRICGRQYSALKIARQHRRTCNSKTVRVRFFCDFCRHESGSYETFIEHLLMHVEPGGYGYKDLLGNLSNCSNNDCNPALLVHEYNVFNYTYKTKNPPANRVPIVDNSSPTGTTSPPASLAPSVDNYSSTVATSPSANLAPSVDNSSSTGITSPPASLAPSVNSYRVTGTIRPPANLAASVDCYRIRVRNQGPNLDNYISAENKFPNSNVGYLEAYVDSNGSTEHIDQIQSQIQLPDLAGQHQGPSCYNTLQATHSESTQHHNSRDSCTLTKYYQNTTVADGVQVSHIGAGCQIVQEREMMVEEHSLARGSISLMCEGKRDNCLRDKSNSDRTNMNCKHSTHNGRTDFENKDIYGNSLNNMNMNIKKDIFKDDKYFGSIPNKFVTLELPDWNNFDTKVITGAPVMQRNYAIIEENEEVCVKEEGWGKVDKCVQEFSELMPEVRVLESTSLFTINGITLIKNEVPRSAHP